A genomic window from Anopheles ziemanni chromosome X, idAnoZiCoDA_A2_x.2, whole genome shotgun sequence includes:
- the LOC131291163 gene encoding uncharacterized protein LOC131291163 — protein MEDAKTAQARAELEALACQPAVTPEERFRVLDALDRFLRQTTERTTDIRKARSIIGTCPDMCPEKERYLREWKIMVPSYERQPGSNHIDHQKAIKQYSRSSADQVLPLPHELRTEQALGGTMYFLWSQHADRINADQGGGANVSDWYHYIWDRTRSIRKDITQQELCSPTVVEFVQQCARFHIHCAARYVTEDPSVFDQKINTENLTKCLQTLKYLYSDLRQQQIQCPDEPEFRAYMMLLYLNEGNFQSELRELSATIIHSEPVQFALSVHLTLVQNNYVRFFAMVRNTSYMNACILLRYFTQVRQTALDVIRKSYASRSTANFPLAYLAGLLGFDQAADALEFFSHYGVTVDQTGEQPVVQFEAKQQALSPDVPHSSGRSQMVERKLTGTVGEAICGKSLETWGTQFPPAPCVSSFDQFGLLRQELLQKVLHPGTLDPEGAMPWVAILPPEEDTMNEIDLGSEDIFVFNEEEEVKLDDDKPLPRVRTGVEFDDTLTMSSSVLLIGDEEPVDRSDAEKQTAAGAGTVTDSATTMTYHIPPVPDMVVSAGRKRTHFGAIKFPSADTLAVSPGPSEIVNNSVNNSDDARVVPLSEPPAKQVELFDSTFFTPRPVHEVQGQCTTNEDPEGIDYDEHLFELVSEADVDMESIVNVEPLAQGSICQGQYELHPTAEQNHMEQEETAVEHTEANSSEIFHQSIGGPLSPVEKGCEAVGEAKRSKVESIKSASEAEEVEEDAEELPVETDPRPSEEAKGEEADDRSADSDKSSGEVELGRKFYEEVKDMKAESHWIRTLKRKYFAKWSRAARNARSWRRMMNTVPSVQPLASLVNFDRLEPFFRSLDTSTKSFVAVLNEPAVRINLLPFDEFRASDLIRPFDILRTAVQTTFAWDLPKLRDIVKPIYWRLVISIPSEHDDPQLVGFPSFVERWLRECTVKRFSCQELPDHSNFFLEAREEPLFDCWAPHTAICMRLVRGTRGLNEKGAADARVCSRYNGLLLFLNDQTPMSVERERLRALISSDGPPPAAIAVMYYSRSKKLPLDAVQAQLLDGVDLRDGSISVRVFYWTDIATNRTICEALAYLADSHCRLLNHQHPAKMLRMQLLGDLLDGCLGRTLWFRWNQATCAMNERLPKEFRCLRLTAITLDANALVDLYNACLKRVLEQIGNPFVMDRACVHSDFDAVRLRWRTAMDPEMFRQPLSEGYFAPQWDIFPADLLCELEQKLMLYHLPHQLLAATQRVYGMLAYNKVYGNVPRPLDLDELRSCLRNYLRCYSHLLDPGTLSTLECNMLTSLVNQLAGGSVVDEALLVVGRGRTTRNVFWPTVLRFLTETLLKTLLQCDRRIWREVYYIHGWFTSFTNEESFWKDTEVFINYKPNSVPGFPSP, from the coding sequence ATGGAGGATGCAAAAACAGCGCAAGCTCGGGCCGAGCTCGAAGCATTAGCCTGCCAACCTGCCGTTACCCCGGAGGAACGTTTTCGTGTGTTAGATGCTTTGGATCGGTTTCTGCGACAAACGACGGAGCGTACAACTGATATTCGCAAAGCGCGTAGCATCATAGGAACGTGCCCGGACATGTGTCCGGAAAAAGAGCGTTATTTGCGCGAGTGGAAAATTATGGTTCCGTCGTACGAAAGGCAGCCGGGCAGCAACCATATCGACCACCAGAAGGCGATCAAGCAGTATTCGCGCAGCTCGGCCGATCAGGTATTGCCACTCCCGCACGAACTACGTACCGAGCAGGCTCTGGGAGGTACCATGTACTTTCTCTGGTCGCAGCACGCCGATCGCATAAACGCCGACCAAGGCGGTGGGGCTAACGTGAGCGATTGGTACCACTACATCTGGGATCGGACGCGCAGCATCCGGAAGGATATCACGCAGCAGGAACTTTGCTCGCCAACGGTGGTTGAGTTTGTGCAACAGTGCGCTCGGTTTCACATTCACTGCGCGGCCCGCTACGTGACCGAAGACCCGTCGGTGTTCGATCAGAAGATTAATACGGAAAATTTGACCAAGTGTCTGCAGACACTGAAGTACCTCTACTCGGACCTGCGCCAGCAGCAAATCCAGTGCCCGGACGAGCCGGAGTTTCGCGCCTACATGATGCTGCTCTACCTGAACGAGGGCAACTTCCAGTCCGAGCTGCGGGAGCTTTCGGCGACGATCATTCACTCCGAGCCGGTGCAGTTCGCGCTCTCGGTGCATCTAACACTCGTGCAGAACAACTACGTGCGCTTCTTCGCCATGGTGCGCAACACGAGCTACATGAACGCCTGCATTCTACTGCGCTACTTCACGCAGGTACGCCAGACGGCACTGGACGTGATACGAAAGTCGTACGCGTCTCGCTCGACGGCGAACTTTCCACTGGCCTACCTCGCGGGCTTGCTCGGCTTTGACCAGGCAGCTGACGCGCTGGAATTTTTCTCGCACTACGGCGTGACGGTGGACCAAACGGGGGAGCAGCCGGTGGTGCAGTTTGAGGCGAAGCAGCAGGCACTTTCCCCAGACGTCCCACATTCAAGCGGACGGTCGCAGATGGTGGAACGGAAACTAACCGGTACGGTTGGTGAGGCGATCTGCGGCAAGTCACTCGAGACTTGGGGCACCCAGTTTCCACCGGCACCGTGCGTGTCCAGTTTTGACCAGTTTGGGCTGCTCCGGCAGGAGTTGCTGCAAAAGGTTCTACATCCAGGCACGCTGGACCCGGAAGGAGCGATGCCTTGGGTAGCGATTCTTCCTCCCGAGGAGGATACCATGAATGAGATCGATCTCGGATCCGAAGACATCTTCGTTTTCAATGAAGAGGAGGAAGTTAAGCTTGACGACGATAAACCACTGCCTAGAGTACGTACGGGTGTAGAGTTCGATGATACGTTGACTATGAGCTCCTCAGTGCTTCTTATTGGCGACGAAGAGCCGGTTGATCGTAGTGatgcggaaaaacaaacggcgGCTGGAGCAGGTACGGTTACGGACAGTGCAACCACAATGACTTACCATATACCTCCGGTACCGGATATGGTTGTATCTGCAGGTCGCAAACGTACGCACTTTGGTGCTATTAAGTTTCCTTCGGCAGATACATTGGCGGTATCGCCGGGACCGTCAGAAATTGTTAATAATTCCGTTAATAattccgatgatgctcgggtGGTGCCGTTATCAGAGCCGCCGGCCAAACAAGTCGAACTGTTCGACTCAACCTTTTTCACCCCCCGGCCAGTACATGAGGTGCAAGGACAATGTACAACGAATGAGGATCCGGAGGGCATCGATTACGATGAGCATTTATTCGAGCTGGTCTCTGAAGCGGATGTAGATATGGAGTCGATTGTGAATGTTGAGCCCTTGGCTCAAGGCAGCATCTGTCAAGGGCAGTATGAACTGCATCCGACGGCGGAGCAGAATCACATGGAACAGGAAGAAACAGCTGTAGAACACACTGAGGCAAACTCATCGGAGATATTCCATCAGAGCATCGGCGGCCCGTTGTCACCGGTAGAAAAAGGTTGCGAAGCCGTAGGAGAAGCAAAACGTTCGAAAGTCGAGTCCATCAAAAGTGCAAGCGAGGCGGAAGAAGTAGAAGAAGATGCAGAGGAGCTGCCCGTCGAAACGGACCCAAGACCTAGCGAAGAAGCGAAAGGCGAAGAAGCGGATGATCGCAGCGCAGATTCAGATAAATCATCGGGTGAGGTCGAGCTTGGCCGGAAGTTCTACGAAGAAGTTAAAGACATGAAGGCAGAAAGTCACTGGATTCGAACGTTAAAGCGAAAGTACTTTGCTAAGTGGTCTCGGGCAGCACGTAACGCCAGAAGCTGGCGCAGGATGATGAACACGGTGCCGTCAGTACAACCGCTTGCCAGCTTGGTTAATTTCGATCGACTGGAGCCGTTTTTCCGGTCCCTCGACACAAGCACGAAAAGTTTTGTCGCCGTTCTGAACGAACCGGCAGTGCGTATCAATCTACTGCCGTTCGATGAGTTCCGTGCGAGCGACCTGATCCGGCCATTCGACATACTGCGCACTGCTGTGCAGACCACGTTCGCCTGGGACCTGCCGAAGCTGAGAGACATCGTGAAACCGATCTACTGGCGGCTCGTAATTTCCATCCCGTCCGAGCACGACGACCCGCAGTTGGTCGGCTTTCCCAGCTTCGTCGAGCGCTGGCTGCGCGAATGTACCGTCAAGCGGTTCAGTTGTCAGGAGCTGCCCGATCATAGCAATTTCTTCCTGGAGGCTCGCGAGGAGCCATTATTTGACTGTTGGGCGCCCCACACCGCAATCTGCATGCGCCTGGTGCGGGGCACACGGGGGCTTAACGAGAAAGGTGCTGCTGACGCGCGGGTATGCAGTCGTTACAATGGGTTGCTCCTGTTCCTGAACGACCAGACACCGATGTCGGTAGAGCGTGAGCGCCTGCGGGCGTTAATAAGTTCCGACGGGCCACCACCGGCGGCCATTGCTGTGATGTATTATTCGCGCTCCAAGAAACTACCACTGGATGCCGTCCAAGCGCAACTACTTGATGGCGTCGACCTGAGGGACGGTTCCATATCCGTTCGGGTCTTCTATTGGACCGACATCGCGACAAACCGAACAATCTGCGAAGCCCTTGCATACCTCGCCGACTCCCACTGTCGACTGTTGAACCACCAACATCCCGCCAAAATGCTCCGTATGCAACTGCTCGGTGATCTGCTAGACGGCTGCCTGGGCCGTACGCTGTGGTTCCGCTGGAATCAAGCAACCTGCGCCATGAACGAGCGGCTGCCGaaggaatttagatgcttgcgACTGACGGCGATCACACTCGACGCGAACGCGCTTGTCGATCTGTATAATGCGTGCCTGAAAAGGGTCCTGGAGCAGATAGGGAATCCTTTCGTTATGGATCGCGCCTGCGTGCACAGTGACTTTGACGCCGTGCGCCTGCGGTGGCGGACGGCGATGGACCCGGAGATGTTTCGCCAGCCACTTTCAGAGGGATACTTCGCACCGCAGTGGGACATCTTTCCGGCGGATCTGTTGTGCGAACTGGAGCAAAAGCTCATGCTATACCACCTCCCGCACCAGCTGCTGGCTGCGACGCAACGTGTTTACGGGATGCTAGCGTACAACAAAGTGTATGGCAACGTACCGCGCCCCCTCGACTTGGACGAGCTGCGGAGTTGCCTTCGGAACTACCTTCGCTGCTACAGCCATCTGCTAGATCCCGGTACGCTGTCGACGCTCGAGTGCAATATGCTGACCTCCCTGGTAAATCAGCTGGCGGGTGGCAGTGTGGTGGATGAAGCGCTGCTGGTGGTTGGACGCGGTCGGACAACGCGTAACGTCTTCTGGCCAACGGTGCTGCGCTTTCTCACCGAAACACTCCTCAAAACGCTCCTGCAATGTGACCGACGGATCTGGCGGGAGGTATACTACATACATGGCTGGTTTACGAGCTTCACCAACGAAGAATCATTCTGGAAGGATACGGAAGTGTTCATCAATTATAAGCCCAACTCCGTGCCGGGCTTTCCGTCGCCATAA
- the LOC131291164 gene encoding uncharacterized protein LOC131291164, with protein sequence MEWNMPSSRKRRQINRPLRHLKELPFWKGTEFRTFLHYISIVVMHDVMNTEEFNHFLCYFISITTFSSKVHQSLWPLGENLMREFVRNFGHFYGKGNLTSNVHNLQHIYQEVLQFGSLDNFSSYCFENHLQYIKQSVRCGSKCIEQVITRSHEMSLIDSLVKAYPAKYPKLMQNGKQLFISSDFVLLPNVANQWFLTQQNGIVKFLGAKKCHTDSFILSGMQFDNVSELFQHRISSTELYIFEVNKTESSHYVEIPLNLVKCKLVAIFLPTHSLYHPSMQTRPLETVAFFPLLHTFQNNQ encoded by the exons ATGGAGTGGAACATGCCAAGCTCGAGAAAGCGGCGTC AGATAAACCGCCCTTTGAGACACTTAAAAGAGCTCCCTTTTTGGAAAGGAACTGAGTTCAGGACTTTTCTCCACTACATAAGTATCGTGGTTATGCATGATGTTATGAACACTGAAGAGTTCAACCATTTCTTGTGTTATTTTATTAGTATAACCACATTTTCTTCGAAAGTCCATCAATCCCTTTGGCCATTAGGAGAAAACTTAATGAGGGAATTTGTAAGAAATTTCGGACATTTTTATGGAAAAGGTAACCTAACCAGCAACGTGCATAACCTCCAACATATATATCAAGAGGTCCTTCAATTTGGTAGTTTagataatttttcatcatattgttttgaaaatcatCTTCAATATATAAAGCAAAGTGTTCGATGTGGGTCAAAATGTATAGAGCAAGTTATAACGAGATCCCATGAAATGTCGTTAATAGACAGTTTAGTTAAAGCATATCCTGCAAAATATCCTAAGTTGATGCAAAACGGAAAGCAATTGTTTATATCATCCGACTTCGTGTTATTGCCAAATGTTGCCAATCAATGGTTCTTAACTCAACAAAACGGTATTGTGAAGTTTTTGGGCGCTAAGAAATGTCACACGGactcttttattttatctggCATGCAGTTTGATAACGTTTCTGAATTGTTTCAGCATCGGATTTCTTCTACCGAGTTATACATATTCGAAGTTAATAAAACTGAATCATCCCATTACGTTGAAATACCTTTAAATTTAGTTAAATGTAAGTTGGTAGCAATATTCTTACCGACTCATTCACTTTACCATCCGAGCATGCAAACAAGACCATTAGAAACAGTAGCATTCTTCCCCTTATTACATACATTTCAAAATAACCAATAG
- the LOC131291165 gene encoding DNA polymerase subunit gamma-1, mitochondrial: MRPTFWCRWFSAGASPENEILPHSTVRRLVRGSECNENNNKAQTSRRSLPLEHQRPRDGPKLNEMNVQMLSRSLHRQIFGCGSTSPAPAEYPGTVKSLRDELLRHGLDVSRPVVLPEVDLTLPPLRGANIEEHFWSIAEEQCEPFLRAIETLPEEVPNTPTNWSRAPGWTRYDAQTGESKSVPFPDEQALVFDVEVCVRAGPAPTMATAFGTSGSWYSWTSPQLTGEATRPNDGHGALYQLSDMIPLESDSVQDARKSSSRDTSALRPRIVIGHNVSYDRARIREQYWLEPTPLRFLDTMSLHVCVSGVTSYQRAMLKSKKLEESGEEWLEQASLNNLADVYALYCDGATLTGKSRRNTFVDGTLEDVSADFNNLMAYCADDVRATRAVLARLWPLFRERFPHPATLAGMLEMGSAYLPVNDNWTHYLTEADLSYEDLDLEAKHLLSQRADAACALMHDDAYRRDLWLWDQDWSVQQLKLKAAPKRKKATKNESECKKEEEDECTEEEDRLASKFAHLYETASRLPARRPLLPGYPAWYRALCSKPDVVNDEGSLWQPGPAAKLGTGLQIAPKLLSLCWEGYPLHYIRGHGWGFLVPYRYERDPEQEPGEPRVPLEELVAACPVMDSRHPGASHNESTEALQHLWKNVEATISRKEYYDRRKTKSVPRPELGSGVWCNVELGGCCYFFQLPHKDGAGHRVGNPLSKDFLAKFSENVLAGDGRAAERVVEIARMLSYWRNNRDRIRGQLVVWERLAKGGKQSSYGAIVPQVVVCGTLTRRAMEPTWMTASNAQRERVGSELRAMVQAPAGYRIVGADVDSQELWIASVLGDADVASELSGNLHGATPFGWMTLSGTKATRTDMHSVTAAAVGISRDHAKVINYARIYGAGVQFAERLLKQFNPTFSEAEARSKATKMFALTKGRKVYRMREEVREQYPDAPPHSSPYEALRLARAYNRPVGELFHPPRWVGGTESAMFNRLEQIAGSEAPVTPFLDGRLSRALEPPGGRSADDRFLPTRINWVVQSGAVDFLHLMLVCMRWLMGADGRTRLRFCMSFHDEVRYLVPERYAHHAALAMHVTNLLTRAFCAHRVGFRDLPQSVAFFSTVEVDRVLRKEAQHDCRTPSNPHGLTAGYGIPDGESLDIHQTLARLGPKRSDMSRWAWHRGTGTETPANPVAGS; encoded by the exons atgcgTCCTACGTTTTGGTGCCGTTGGTTTAGCGCCGGTGCGTCGCCGGAGAATGAAATCCTACCGCATAGTACCGTTCGCCGGTTGGTGCGAGGCTCAGAAtgcaatgaaaacaacaacaaagcgCAAACCAGCCGAAGATCACTGCCATTGGAACACCAGCGGCCGCGGGATGGGCCAAAGTTGAATGAAATGAACGTGCAGATGCTGTCCCGGTCGCTGCATCGTCAGATATTCGGATGTGGCTCAACCTCGCCGGCGCCGGCAGAATACCCGGGAACTGTGAAATCACTGCGCGATGAGCTTTTACGCCACGGGCTGGATGTTTCCCGGCCCGTAGTGCTGCCGGAAGTAGATCTTACATTACCACCCCTGCGTGGTGCAAATATTGAGGAACATTTTTGGTCGATTGCCGAAGAACAGTGTGAACCTTTTCTTCGTGCGATCGAAACTCTCCCCGAGGAAGTGCCAAATACCCCGACCAACTGGTCTCGTGCGCCCGGTTGGACACGGTACGATGCACAAACAGGCGAATCGAAGTCCGTACCCTTCCCCGACGAGCAGGCGCTGGTGTTCGACGTGGAGGTGTGTGTTCGAGCCGGTCCGGCGCCGACCATGGCTACCGCGTTCGGTACCTCCGGCAGCTGGTATTCGTGGACCAGCCCGCAGCTGACGGGAGAGGCAACCCGGCCGAACGACGGGCATGGTGCACTTTACCAGCTGAGCGATATGATTCCCCTCGAGAGCGATTCCGTGCAGGATGCGCGAAAATCTTCATCACGCGACACATCAGCCTTACGGCCGCGAATCGTGATCGGGCACAATGTTTCATACGATCGAGCAAGAATACGGGAGCAGTATTGGCTGGAACCGACACCGCTGCGCTTTTTGGACACGATGTCGCTACACGTCTGCGTGAGCGGTGTTACAAGCTACCAGCGGGCGATGCTTAAGTCGAAAAAGCTTGAAGAAAGCGGCGAGGAATGGCTTGAGCAAGCGTCACTGAACAACCTAGCCGACGTCTATGCGCTCTACTGCGATGGTGCTACACTCACCGGTAAGTCCCGGCGGAACACTTTCGTAGACGGCACCCTGGAGGACGTGTCGGCCGACTTTAACAATCTCATGGCGTACTGCGCCGACGATGTGCGAGCAACTCGTGCCGTGCTGGCACGCCTCTGGCCACTATTTCGCGAGCGCTTCCCCCACCCGGCCACGCTCGCCGGCATGCTCGAAATGGGCAGCGCCTACCTGCCGGTTAATGACAACTGGACACACTACCTCACCGAGGCCGACCTGAGCTACGAGGATCTGGATCTGGAGGCGAAGCATCTACTCTCACAGCGGGCGGACGCTGCATGCGCCCTAATGCACGATGACGCTTACCGGCGCGACCTATGGCTGTGGGACCAGGACTGGAGCGTGCAGCAGCTGAAGCTGAAGGCGGCGCCGAAGCGTAAGAAAGCAACCAAAAACGAATCGGAGTGtaagaaggaggaggaagacgAATGTACTGAGGAGGAGGATCGTCTGGCGAGTAAGTTTGCGCATCTCTACGAAACGGCCAGCAGACTCCCGGCCAGGCGCCCGTTGCTGCCCGGCTATCCAGCCTGGTACCGAGCGCTCTGCTCCAAGCCTGATGTAGTCAATGACGAAGGTAGTCTGTGGCAACCAGGACCGGCGGCCAAGCTCGGCACCGGATTGCAAATTGCACCGAAGCTGCTATCGCTTTGCTGGGAAGGCTATCCGTTGCACTACATCCGTGGGCACGGGTGGGGTTTCCTGGTGCCGTACCGGTACGAGCGCGATCCCGAGCAGGAACCCGGGGAACCCCGGGTGCCGCTCGAGGAACTCGTCGCAGCCTGCCCCGTGATGGATTCGCGCCATCCGGGTGCGTCACACAACGAAAGCACCGAAGCCCTGCAGCATCTATGGAAGAACGTCGAAGCGACAATCAGCCGCAAAGAGTACTACGACCGGCGCAAAACGAAATCGGTGCCAAGGCCAGAGCTCGGGTCGGGTGTATGGTGCAACGTGGAGCTGGGCGGCTGTTGCTATTTTTTCCAGCTCCCCCACAAGGACGGTGCCGGCCATCGCGTTGGCAATCCACTCTCGAAGGACTTCCTCGCCAAATTCTCGGAGAACGTACTGGCGGGTGATGGGCGAGCGGCCGAACGGGTCGTCGAGATAGCCCGCATGCTCTCCTATTGGCGCAACAACCGCGATCGCATCCGGGGTCAGCTGGTGGTTTGGGAACGGTTGGCGAAGGGCGGCAAACAGTCGTCGTACGGTGCGATCGTGCCGCAGGTGGTCGTGTGCGGAACGCTTACCCGGCGCGCAATGGAACCCACGTGGATGACGGCCAGCAATGCGCAGCGGGAGCGCGTCGGATCGGAGCTGCGCGCGATGGTCCAGGCTCCGGCCGGGTATCGCATCGTCGGCGCGGATGTAGACAGCCAGGAGCTGTGGATCGCATCCGTGCTGGGCGATGCGGATGTTGCGAGCGAGCTGTCCGGGAACCTGCACGGTGCGACCCCGTTCGGTTGGATGACGCTGAGCGGCACCAAGGCCACCCGCACCGACATGCACAGCGTGACCGCGGCCGCCGTCGGCATCTCGCGCGACCACGCCAAGGTGATCAACTACGCGCGCATCTACGGTGCTGGTGTGCAGTTCGCCGAGCGGCTCCTCAAGCAGTTCAATCCGACCTTCAGCGAGGCGGAGGCGCGCTCCAAAGCTACCAAAATGTTCGCCCTCACCAAGGGCCGCAAGGTGTACCGGATGCGGGAGGAGGTACGCGAGCAGTACCCCGATGCCCCGCCCCACTCATCGCCGTACGAAGCGCTCCGGCTGGCTCGGGCCTACAATCGTCCCGTCGGCGAACTGTTCCATCCACCGCGCTGGGTCGGCGGCACGGAAAGTGCCATGTTCAACCGGTTGGAGCAGATCGCCGGAAGCGAAGCACCGGTAACACCATTTCTGGATGGCCGCCTAAGCCGCGCACTCGAGCCACCTGGCGGTCGATCGGCCGACGATCGGTTTCTTCCGACGCGCATCAACTGGGTGGTGCAGAGCGGAGCCGTCGACTTCCTGCACCTGATGCTCGTCTGCATGCGCTGGTTGATGGGGGCGGACGGGCGCACGCGGCTACGTTTCTGCATGAGCTTTCACGACGAGGTGCGCTACCTGGTGCCGGAGCGGTACGCACACCATGCCGCCCTCGCCATGCACGTCACGAACCTGCTCACCCGTGCCTTCTGCGCGCATCG cgtCGGCTTCCGGGACCTGCCGCAATCGGTTGCCTTCTTCT